Proteins encoded in a region of the Zea mays cultivar B73 chromosome 2, Zm-B73-REFERENCE-NAM-5.0, whole genome shotgun sequence genome:
- the LOC103646487 gene encoding protein SMAX1-LIKE 3, translated as MRAGGCTVQQSLTAEAAAVVKQAVSLARRRGNAQVTPLHVASAMLAAAPAGQLLRAACLRSHSHPLQCKALELCFNVALNRLPASASSPLLGGNHHCYHPPSLSNALVAAFKRAQAHQRRGGSVESQHQQPVVAAVKIELDQLVVSILDDPSVSRVMRDAGFSSTQVKANVEQAVCSSSTMATAAAAPSKNPNPSSSATTTSPPPKEAKAKPPLALHHQARDEDVAAVLDCLASRSKRRVVVIAESAAAAEAMAHAAVDKIKRGEVKHEHDALRGAQVVSLRVSSFREMPREEAERRLGELRCLVKQGRRQRVVLVVEDLKWAAEFWAGHDGQSGRRGGYYYCAVEHVVNELRALASGGSLCWLLGFGTYQAYTKCRVGQPSLESLWGLQTLTVPAGSLALSLTCAFDDSALGTVNQSLKAGSDADGNGPASCWPLLGGSQLSLSSRCCGDGDCSAARIDTKAALPRPSVSSSNLPSWLQHCRDHQEPTTSHLTDLSKSKTWSSICSRPSQRMTLHFSAPVSPASSISSYEHGGDQSSQTPPQHSWLLAGLDAAHHRWEPKRETSGNKAASRSHDSGASNGGSVEVECRARFKELSAENLKLLCGALEKEVPWQKEIIPEVASAVLQCRSGIAKRRDKSRSADAKEETWMLFLGGDADGKERVARELASLVFGSRDSFLAIRPGASSSSPPRSGSSEGHRSNKRPRMSPPPPGEESAPACLERLHDAVSENPHRVIFMEGVEQAGRDCQLGIKEAIESGVVRNRAGVEVGVGDAIVVLSCEGFGSTGRSRACSPPSKKVKVEMEEAKEERTGDIEHNGDGGSSSSPSCIDLNVDMESDQADEGSLDDDVCLLTAVDRTLFFRRQG; from the exons ATGAGGGCCGGGGGGTGCACGGTGCAGCAGTCGCTGACAGCGGAGGCCGCGGCGGTGGTGAAGCAGGCGGTGAGCCTTGCGCGGCGGCGCGGGAACGCGCAGGTCACGCCGCTGCACGTGGCGAGCGCGATGCTGGCGGCCGCACCCGCGGGGCAGCTGCTGCGCGCGGCGTGCCTCCGCTCACACTCCCACCCGCTGCAGTGCAAGGCGCTGGAGCTGTGCTTCAACGTGGCGCTCAACCGCCTCCCCGCGTCGGCATCGTCGCCGCTGCTCGGCGGCAACCACCACTGCTACCACCCGCCGTCCCTGTCCAACGCGCTCGTCGCGGCGTTCAAGCGCGCGCAGGCGCACCAGCGGCGCGGCGGCTCCGTCGAGAGCCAGCATCAGCAGCCGGTGGTCGCCGCCGTCAAGATCGAGCTGGACCAGCTCGTCGTCTCCATCCTCGACGACCCCAGCGTCAGCCGCGTGATGCGCGACGCCGGCTTCTCCAGCACCCAGGTCAAGGCCAACGTGGAGCAGGCCGTGTGCAGCAGCAGCACCATGGCTACGGCCGCAGCCGCACCCAgcaaaaaccctaaccctagcagcTCGGCCACCACCACAAGCCCACCGCCTAAAGAAGCTAAAGCCAAGCCGCCGCTCGCGCTCCACCACCAAGCGCGCGACGAGGACGTCGCCGCCGTCCTGGACTGCCTGGCCTCGCGGAGCAAGAGGAGGGTCGTCGTCATCGCGGAGAGCGCGGCCGCGGCCGAGGCCATGGCGCACGCGGCCGTGGACAAGATCAAGAGAGGCGAGGTGAAGCACGAGCACGACGCGCTGCGAGGCGCGCAGGTCGTCAGCCTCCGCGTGTCGTCGTTCCGTGAGATGCCGAGGGAGGAGGCCGAGCGGCGGCTCGGCGAGCTGCGGTGCCTTGTCAAGCAGGGCAGGAGGCAGCGGGTCGTGCTCGTCGTGGAGGACCTCAAGTGGGCGGCGGAGTTCTGGGCCGGCCACGACGGCCAGAGCGGGAGGAGAGGCGGGTACTACTACTGCGCCGTCGAGCACGTCGTCAACGAGCTGCGCGCCCTGGCGAGCGGCGGCAGCCTGTGCTGGCTCCTCGGGTTCGGGACGTACCAGGCCTACACGAAGTGTCGGGTGGGGCAGCCGTCGCTGGAGAGCCTGTGGGGGCTCCAGACGCTCACCGTGCCCGCCGGCAGCCTCGCGCTCAGCCTCACCTGCGCCTTCGACGACAG TGCCCTAGGCACAGTCAATCAGTCCCTGAAAGCGGGCTCTGACGCGGATGGGAACGGGCCGGCGTCTTGCTGGCCGCTTTTGGGCGGCAGCCAGCtgagcctgagctccagatgctGCGGCGACGGCGATTGCTCTGCCGCGAGGATCGACACGAAAGCGGCGTTGCCTCGGCCCTCTGTCTCATCGTCCAACCTCCCTTCCTGGCTTCAGCATTGCCGTGATCATCAG GAGCCTACTACGAGCCATCTTACGGATCTTAGCAAGAGCAAGACATGGAGCTCCATCTGCAGCAGGCCGTCGCAGCGGATGACGCTGCATTTTTCCGCACCGGTGTCTCCGGCCTCCTCCATCTCCTCCTACGAGCACGGCGGCGACCAGTCGTCGCAGACGCCGCCTCAGCACTCGTGGCTCCTTGCTGGTCTCGACGCCGCGCACCACCGGTGGGAACCCAAGCGCGAGACCAGCGGGAATAAGGCCGCCAGCAGGTCCCACGACTCCGGCGCCTCGAACGGCGGCTCCGTGGAGGTGGAGTGCCGCGCCAGGTTCAAGGAGCTCAGCGCCGAGAACCTCAAGCTGCTCTGCGGCGCGCTGGAGAAGGAAGTGCCGTGGCAGAAGGAGATCATCCCGGAGGTCGCCAGCGCCGTCCTGCAGTGCCGGTCAGGGATCGCCAAGAGGCGCGACAAGTCGAGGTCGGCGGACGCAAAGGAGGAGACGTGGATGCTCTTCCTCGGAGGCGACGCCGACGGCAAGGAGAGGGTGGCGAGGGAGCTCGCCAGCCTCGTCTTCGGGTCACGCGACAGCTTCTTAGCCATCAGGCCTGGTgcctcgtcgtcgtcgccgccgcggTCAGGTTCCTCCGAGGGTCACCGGAGTAACAAGCGGCCACGGatgtcgccgccgccgcctgggGAGGAGTCGGCGCCGGCCTGCCTGGAACGGTTGCACGACGCTGTATCCGAGAACCCGCACCGGGTCATATTCATGGAGGGCGTCGAGCAGGCTGGCCGGGACTGCCAGCTCGGCATCAAGGAGGCGATCGAGAGCGGGGTCGTGCGGAACCGAGCTGGCGTGGAGGTCGGCGTGGGCGATGCCATCGTCGTCCTGAGCTGCGAGGGCTTTGGCAGCACCGGCAGGTCCAGAGCTTGCTCGCCACCGAGCAAGAAGGTGAAGGTAGAGATGGAGGAGGCTAAGGAGGAGCGCACAGGTGACATTGAACACAACGGAGATGGTGGTTCCTCGTCGTCTCCGTCGTGCATCGATTTGAACGTGGACATGGAGAGTGACCAGGCGGACGAGGGAAGTCTCGATGATGATGTCTGTCTGCTCACAGCCGTCGACAGGACCCTGTTCTTCAGAAGACAGGGGTGA